From Scatophagus argus isolate fScaArg1 chromosome 10, fScaArg1.pri, whole genome shotgun sequence, a single genomic window includes:
- the LOC124066299 gene encoding uncharacterized protein LOC124066299 → MIWRCFICYIFLALTLKQLLSHINTMHSRNPDFRVVCGIDGCPSEYRVYNSFYYHVKRTHAQHLLQVEAAEEERPTCHGLPGAGERTVTNDQTNASPVAEAESSSILTPVSGFEEDGDGHMNVDLSKHATAFLLQARETHRLTQRAVNQMVSGVQQYQAALLEHLKQQMSDMIERHSGNLDQLKSDAMGIFDQFVDPFSQIASTHLQDKTIKELLEPVEPEIVVTKQTVCYVKHGDSRVLKDHCFHYIPLVKSLEQLLSHPRIIAMIDERPQTCKDGFFHDFIDGDIFKSHPLFLKFPTALQLILYTDEIELCNPLGSRANKNKLLLIYYTLGNINPKYRSRLAAIHLLSMVVTAKG, encoded by the exons ATGATTTGGCGTTGCTTTATATGCTACATATTTTTGGCATTGACTCTGAAACAACTTTTGAGTCACATTAATACTATGCACAGTCGCAACCCTGACTTTCGCGTGGTGTGCGGGATTGATGGCTGTCCAAGTGAGTACAGGGTGTATAACTCCTTCTACTATCACGTGAAGCGTACACACGCACAGCATCTTCTCCAAGTTGAAGCGGCGGAGGAAGAAAGACCGACTTGCCACGGTTTACCGGGAGCAGGTGAAAGGACAGTCACAAACGACCAAACCAATGCAAGCCCTGTGGCTGAAGCGGAGAGCTCAAGCATCTTAACTCCAGTG AGTGGATTtgaagaagatggagatggTCACATGAATGTTGACCTTTCTAAACATGCAACTGCATTTCTTCTTCAAGCCAGAGAAACCCATCGACTGACACAG AGAGCTGTTAACCAAATGGTGAGTGGAGTCCAGCAATATCAGGCCGCATTACTGGAGCACCTCAAACAGCAAATGAGTGACATGATTGAGAGACATTCTGGGAACCTGGATCAACTAAAGAGTGATGCAATGGGGATATTTGACCAGTTTGTTGACCCTTTCAGTCAAATTGCTTCCACCCATTTGCAGGATAAGACCATCAAAGAACTGTTAGAACCAGTTGAACCAGAGATTGttgtcacaaaacaaacagtatgttATGTGAAACATGGAGACTCCAGAGTTCTTAAGGACCACTGTTTTCATTATATACCGTTGGTGAAAAGCTTGGAGCAACTGCTATCACATCCAAGAATTATTGCAATGATTGATGAGAGGCCACAGACATGCAAGGATGGattttttcatgatttcattgatggagacatttttaaatcGCACCCACTGTTTTTGAAATTTCCCACAGCATTGCAGTTGATTTTATATACAGATGAAATTGAGCTATGCAATCCTCTTGGATCTcgggcaaacaaaaacaaattgttattaatttattacaCCTTAGGTAACATCAACCCTAAATACAGATCAAGACTTGCTGCCATTCATCTGCTTTCCATG GTTGTCACTGCAAAAG GCTGA
- the LOC124066391 gene encoding uncharacterized protein LOC124066391: MSADVDSPDTYSPATMAKHYETLETLYKRKNSNHQDVSHLLDLEFVARRAFIDSNTIREEDRHKKVLEAYPCFKDVGHAMEELQRILDKDNTNFIDELKERWQDFCQKVQFFGLWKKVLKPPLGMDKAEQALEILRVLPSLFPSTSAPPKRLRDASEALVHVLEEKEDPNFYSKKHPLSCPVLIVSPSNCLLVVGDVAITTFPKDKLTESALYLMAYYYTLHLTYPKCVATLLSVIQTEVLLDRIHERDLTSSYKKSMADWKAFIGQ; encoded by the exons ATGtctgcagatgttgacagtCCAGACACCTACAGTCCAGCAACCATGGCAAAGCACTACGAGACACTAGAAACTttgtataaaagaaaaaattcaaaCCACCAGGATGTCTCTCATCTCTTGGATTTAGAATTTGTGGCCAGAAGAGCATTCATTGATTCAAATACCATTCGCGAGGAGGACAGACACAAGAAGGTTCTTGAAGCATATCCTTGTTTCAAGGATGTTGGACAT GCGATGGAGGAGCTTCAACGCATTTTGGATAAGGATAATACCAACTTCATCGATGAACTGAAGGAAAGATGGCAAGACTTCTGCCAGAAGGTGCAGTTTTTTGGTCTTTGGAAGAAGGTGCTGAAACCCCCACTAGGAATGGACAAAG ctgaacaGGCTCTTGAGATCTTACGTGTCCTGCCATCACTGTTCCCCTCCACGTCTGCTCCTCCAAAGAGGCTACGAGATGCAAGTGAGGCTCTGGTCCATGTCCTTGAG GAAAAAGAAGACCCCAATTTCTACTCGAAGAAGCACCCTCTCTCCTGCCCGGTCCTGATTGTCAGTCCGTCCAACTGCCTCCTAGTGGTAGGAGATGTGGCAATAACCACCTTTCCAAAAGACAAGCTTACCGAGAGTGCTTTATATCTTATGGCCTACTATTATACCCTACACCTGACTTATCCAAAGTGTGTAGCCACTCTGCTTTCAGTCATACAGACGGAGGTCCTCTTAGACAGAATCCATGAGAGGGATCTCACATCATCTTACAAGAAAAGCATGGCTGATTGGAAAGCTTTTATTGGCCAATAA